Proteins encoded together in one Anaerococcus murdochii window:
- a CDS encoding zinc ribbon domain-containing protein encodes MKCEHCGANINKASNFCPVCGSKLSKNEPDKKINQEDLTQKKSFSNLLNFKFNKTANDSEEKTETNQSKSEEKDYAIKNDNSSESEKPIIDDNVGSEPFFQKTGKDFLDGPVVNRNKLEAKGKDNSDEQNPEPPDRMDKESRMYENLGGKSSPINQRSVIEEVQDKVSRSKSRKKDDSAYYIDDNRSSMLNKNIEDRVEKIINGEDKELSNLTLSEGIRKIPKKSKVTIAQNSGQDFIDPKESQEIISPSKADQAAKKSQEEKSQTGPKLDKQALESFKEKYITKRNLLIALIGVLIAIILGTLYVKMNKAEDITIPLSDYITLTYEGEDGQAVPKASIDTEKLIAAYGNDIKYISRDNNKGSYDSPAQEFAADLQNNVVFQYSKDSGLSNGDEITVMANLDNIKISDKYNVLMSNASKAVIIDGIKTDNFTDPFTYINVKFEGQSPNMTLTAGLTDDAPEFMHTIDIIPSKTNGITEGEEVAVSLNFNADVLKETYNVSLSPTSKNFTAKAGDGESSGEGDADSDYISTTAHLNDEMLGELKYKAGELIKQTILYKNIINVDNVDYLGSFTGIKDDGSGDIKNKVYLIYEVSTSEKLPESNFQSSFKYYTFVEYQNVKKAKDPDGKFYSAGPITTDNQIFHKFFVESDYKYYQIEYQGFGFIDKALANVGAGLEGLSVTEDNKTNITDHFATSDGVVGEYEANGRRISLKADGSLVYQTDKAVHLGSYSDNGGEISATIKGVNVDTPIILKYENGKLNAESQGEFDAISFSKIENF; translated from the coding sequence ATGAAATGTGAGCATTGCGGTGCGAATATTAATAAGGCTAGCAATTTTTGTCCTGTTTGCGGGAGCAAACTTAGCAAAAATGAGCCTGATAAAAAAATAAATCAAGAGGATTTAACTCAAAAAAAGAGTTTTTCAAATCTTCTTAATTTTAAATTTAATAAAACAGCTAATGATTCTGAGGAAAAAACTGAGACCAACCAGTCAAAGTCTGAAGAAAAGGATTATGCTATAAAAAATGACAATAGCAGTGAATCAGAAAAGCCTATTATAGATGATAATGTTGGGTCTGAGCCTTTTTTCCAGAAAACTGGCAAGGATTTTTTGGATGGACCAGTAGTTAATAGAAATAAATTAGAAGCTAAGGGCAAAGATAATTCCGATGAACAAAATCCTGAACCACCTGATAGGATGGATAAGGAAAGCAGGATGTATGAAAACCTAGGAGGAAAATCTTCGCCTATTAATCAAAGGTCCGTCATAGAAGAAGTTCAAGACAAGGTTTCTAGGAGCAAGTCCAGAAAAAAAGATGATTCTGCCTATTATATAGATGACAACAGATCTTCTATGTTAAATAAAAATATAGAAGACAGGGTTGAAAAGATTATAAATGGCGAAGACAAAGAATTGTCAAATCTCACCTTGTCTGAAGGTATTAGGAAAATTCCTAAAAAGAGCAAGGTAACAATAGCTCAAAATAGCGGGCAAGATTTCATAGACCCTAAAGAGAGTCAAGAAATAATTAGCCCAAGTAAAGCAGACCAAGCAGCTAAGAAAAGCCAGGAAGAAAAATCTCAAACTGGCCCTAAGCTAGATAAGCAAGCGCTTGAATCTTTCAAAGAAAAGTACATCACAAAAAGGAATTTACTAATAGCCCTAATTGGTGTTTTGATTGCTATAATCCTCGGAACTCTTTATGTTAAGATGAATAAGGCCGAAGACATAACAATTCCATTAAGTGATTACATCACCTTAACTTATGAGGGAGAAGACGGGCAAGCTGTGCCAAAGGCTAGTATAGATACAGAGAAATTAATCGCGGCCTATGGCAATGATATTAAGTATATTTCTAGGGATAATAACAAGGGATCATACGATTCTCCAGCCCAAGAATTTGCGGCAGACTTACAAAACAATGTGGTCTTCCAATATTCAAAAGACAGCGGCCTATCAAACGGCGATGAGATTACAGTCATGGCTAACCTTGATAATATCAAGATTTCAGATAAGTACAATGTCCTAATGTCAAATGCATCAAAGGCAGTAATTATTGATGGCATCAAAACCGATAACTTTACCGATCCTTTCACCTACATCAATGTGAAATTTGAAGGCCAAAGTCCAAATATGACCCTAACAGCAGGTCTGACTGACGATGCACCAGAGTTTATGCACACAATTGATATAATTCCATCCAAGACAAATGGTATAACAGAGGGCGAAGAAGTAGCGGTAAGCTTAAACTTTAATGCAGATGTCCTAAAGGAAACATACAATGTGAGCCTATCTCCAACTAGCAAAAACTTCACAGCCAAGGCTGGTGATGGAGAAAGCAGTGGTGAGGGTGATGCTGATTCTGATTATATAAGCACTACAGCTCATTTGAATGATGAAATGCTTGGGGAACTCAAATACAAGGCAGGAGAGCTAATCAAACAAACTATTTTGTATAAGAACATAATAAACGTTGATAATGTCGACTACCTAGGATCATTTACAGGTATAAAGGATGATGGAAGCGGAGATATTAAAAACAAAGTCTACCTAATTTATGAAGTTTCAACTTCAGAAAAACTTCCTGAATCAAACTTCCAGTCAAGTTTTAAATATTACACCTTTGTGGAATATCAAAATGTGAAAAAGGCCAAGGATCCTGATGGTAAATTCTACAGTGCGGGCCCAATCACAACCGATAATCAAATCTTCCACAAGTTCTTTGTAGAAAGTGACTACAAGTATTACCAAATCGAATACCAAGGATTTGGCTTTATAGATAAGGCCCTAGCTAATGTTGGTGCAGGCCTTGAAGGTCTAAGTGTGACAGAAGATAACAAGACCAATATCACTGATCATTTCGCCACATCTGACGGAGTCGTTGGGGAATATGAAGCAAACGGTAGGAGGATATCACTTAAGGCCGACGGTAGCCTGGTTTATCAAACAGATAAGGCAGTTCATTTAGGATCCTATAGTGACAATGGTGGAGAAATTTCTGCCACAATCAAGGGAGTCAATGTTGATACTCCAATAATCCTCAAATATGAAAACGGAAAACTAAACGCAGAAAGTCAAGGAGAATTTGACGCAATTAGCTTTAGCAAAATAGAAAACTTTTAA
- a CDS encoding DUF1667 domain-containing protein, which yields MIKELTCINCPLGCTVSVTVEDGQITNITGNTCKRGEVYARNELTNPVRVVTSTARVDGADQYSVSVKTEEPIPKGKIMEVMKEINKAHIDAPVKIGDCVIEDVAGTGIRVIATSKAS from the coding sequence ATGATCAAAGAATTAACCTGTATAAATTGCCCACTTGGCTGCACAGTCAGCGTTACAGTAGAAGATGGACAAATCACAAATATCACTGGCAATACTTGCAAGAGAGGTGAAGTTTATGCTAGAAATGAACTAACAAACCCAGTAAGGGTTGTCACTTCCACAGCTAGGGTAGACGGAGCAGACCAATATTCTGTTTCGGTCAAAACAGAAGAACCTATTCCAAAGGGAAAAATAATGGAAGTAATGAAAGAAATAAACAAGGCCCATATAGATGCACCAGTAAAAATTGGTGACTGCGTAATAGAAGACGTAGCAGGCACAGGAATCAGAGTAATAGCTACATCAAAGGCTTCATAA
- the glpK gene encoding glycerol kinase GlpK, with amino-acid sequence MSKYIMALDAGTTSNRAIIFNKKGEIMSVAQKEFTQFFPHPGWVEHDATEIWSTQIGVCTEAMAKLGVTAEDIEAIGITNQRETTIVWEKDTGKPVYNAIVWQCRRTADMADKLVADGYRGMVQEKTGLVLDPYFSATKIRWILDHIENGQERAENGELLFGTVDTWLVYNLTRGKVHVTDYSNASRTMIFNIHTLEWDDELLKMLNIPKCMLPEVKPSSYVYGTTFPGYFDGEIKIAGIAGDQQAALFGQTCFEKGDAKNTYGTGAFLLMNTGEEAVKSENGLVTTIAWGLEEGKVDYALEGSIFVAGSAIQWLRDQLRIVDAADDTEYMATKVNDTNGCYVVPAFTGLGAPYWDPYARGAIVGLTRGTNKYHIVRATLESLAYLTNDVLASMERDAGHPLHELKVDGGASANNFLMQFQADMIQTKVERPKTLETTALGASYLAGLATGYYKDKDEIREYRLVDQAFEPTISKEERDKKDRNWQRAIARSFDWAKHYEE; translated from the coding sequence ATGAGTAAGTACATTATGGCGTTAGATGCCGGAACAACAAGCAACAGAGCGATAATTTTCAATAAAAAAGGCGAAATTATGTCAGTTGCTCAGAAAGAATTTACACAATTTTTCCCACATCCAGGTTGGGTAGAACATGACGCAACAGAAATCTGGTCAACTCAAATAGGTGTATGTACAGAAGCTATGGCAAAACTTGGTGTAACAGCTGAAGACATCGAGGCTATTGGTATTACAAACCAAAGGGAAACTACTATAGTTTGGGAAAAGGATACCGGTAAACCTGTTTACAATGCAATCGTTTGGCAATGTAGAAGAACTGCTGATATGGCTGACAAACTCGTTGCAGACGGTTATAGGGGCATGGTTCAAGAAAAAACTGGTCTTGTTTTAGACCCATACTTCTCTGCTACAAAGATTAGATGGATCCTTGACCACATAGAAAACGGCCAAGAAAGAGCTGAAAATGGCGAACTTCTCTTTGGTACAGTTGATACATGGTTAGTTTATAACCTAACTCGTGGTAAAGTTCACGTTACAGACTATTCAAACGCATCAAGAACAATGATTTTTAACATCCATACCCTTGAATGGGATGATGAACTTCTTAAAATGTTAAATATTCCAAAATGCATGCTTCCAGAAGTTAAACCTTCTTCTTATGTATATGGAACAACCTTCCCAGGCTACTTTGATGGCGAAATCAAAATAGCTGGTATAGCAGGTGACCAACAAGCTGCTTTATTTGGTCAAACATGTTTTGAAAAGGGAGATGCTAAAAATACTTATGGTACAGGTGCCTTCCTACTTATGAACACAGGCGAAGAAGCTGTTAAATCTGAAAACGGCCTTGTTACAACAATAGCTTGGGGTCTTGAAGAAGGAAAAGTAGACTATGCTCTTGAAGGTTCTATCTTTGTTGCAGGTTCTGCTATCCAATGGTTAAGAGACCAATTAAGAATTGTTGACGCTGCTGATGATACAGAATACATGGCAACAAAAGTTAACGATACAAATGGTTGCTACGTAGTTCCAGCCTTCACAGGTCTTGGTGCTCCATATTGGGATCCATATGCAAGAGGAGCTATCGTTGGCTTAACACGTGGTACAAATAAATATCACATCGTTAGAGCAACCCTTGAATCACTTGCATATCTAACAAACGACGTATTAGCTTCAATGGAAAGAGACGCTGGTCACCCACTTCACGAACTAAAGGTAGACGGTGGTGCAAGTGCAAACAACTTCCTAATGCAATTCCAAGCTGATATGATTCAAACCAAGGTAGAAAGACCAAAGACACTAGAAACAACAGCTCTAGGTGCATCATACCTTGCAGGTCTTGCAACAGGATATTACAAAGATAAAGACGAAATCAGAGAATACAGATTAGTAGACCAAGCCTTTGAACCAACTATCTCTAAAGAAGAAAGAGATAAGAAAGATAGAAACTGGCAAAGGGCTATAGCTAGATCTTTCGACTGGGCAAAACATTACGAAGAATGA
- a CDS encoding NAD(P)/FAD-dependent oxidoreductase, producing MFDVIIIGGGVVGASVACHLSKKKGKFLLLEKNEDVCTETSKANSGICHGGYDAEPGSLKAKFNVEGNQMMDEESKLYAFPYKKIGTLVLCHDEKDMPNLQKLYDYGIANGVKGMKILNREETLALEDNITEDVVASLYCSEAGILDPFLMTIAYAEVSNINGVEYKFNTKVEKIEQKDDHWVLHTNDGDFETKAVINCAGIYSDELHNQISDEKFEIKARRGEYLLLDKETAGFVKHVMFNLPSDKGKGILVSPTIDNNTLVGPTSDFIDDKADRRSTRERLEEVIEKSNHTVKNVPVRMVITSFSGNRAHEVGGDFILQESKEGFFDCVGIESPGLTSSPAIGKYMANLVADKYGFAENENFNPDRKPIPKTSEMTLEEHSELIKKNKLYGKIICRCESVTEGEIVDAINRPLGARTVDGIKRRVRASAGRCQGGFCLPHLMEILARELNEDMSDVVKNSKESYYVDGRVK from the coding sequence ATGTTTGATGTAATAATAATTGGTGGGGGAGTTGTTGGAGCTTCAGTAGCTTGCCACCTATCAAAGAAAAAAGGAAAATTTTTATTACTTGAAAAAAACGAAGATGTTTGTACTGAAACAAGTAAGGCAAACTCTGGTATTTGCCACGGCGGTTATGACGCTGAACCAGGTAGCCTAAAGGCAAAATTTAACGTAGAAGGTAACCAGATGATGGATGAGGAAAGCAAACTATATGCATTTCCTTATAAGAAAATAGGAACCCTTGTTTTATGCCACGATGAAAAAGATATGCCAAATCTTCAAAAATTATATGACTATGGTATAGCAAATGGCGTTAAAGGCATGAAAATCCTAAACAGGGAAGAAACCCTAGCCCTAGAAGATAATATCACAGAAGATGTTGTAGCTTCCCTATATTGCTCAGAAGCTGGAATCTTAGATCCTTTCCTAATGACTATAGCCTATGCAGAAGTTTCAAACATCAATGGTGTTGAATATAAATTTAATACCAAGGTTGAGAAAATCGAACAAAAAGACGACCATTGGGTTCTACACACAAACGACGGTGACTTTGAAACAAAGGCAGTTATAAACTGTGCTGGAATCTATTCAGATGAACTTCACAACCAAATTTCAGATGAAAAATTTGAAATAAAGGCTCGTCGTGGTGAATACTTGCTTCTAGATAAGGAAACAGCAGGTTTTGTAAAGCACGTAATGTTTAACCTTCCATCTGATAAGGGTAAGGGAATCCTAGTAAGTCCAACTATCGATAATAACACCCTTGTAGGACCTACATCAGACTTTATAGATGATAAGGCTGACAGGAGATCAACAAGAGAAAGACTTGAAGAAGTTATAGAAAAATCTAACCACACTGTAAAAAATGTCCCAGTTAGGATGGTAATCACATCATTCTCAGGAAATAGGGCCCACGAAGTTGGTGGCGACTTCATCTTGCAAGAAAGCAAGGAAGGTTTCTTTGACTGTGTTGGTATAGAATCTCCAGGACTCACCTCATCTCCAGCAATTGGTAAATACATGGCAAATCTAGTAGCAGACAAGTACGGCTTTGCCGAAAATGAAAATTTCAACCCTGATAGAAAACCAATTCCAAAAACAAGCGAGATGACTCTTGAAGAACATTCAGAACTAATTAAGAAAAACAAACTCTACGGCAAAATCATCTGCAGGTGCGAATCTGTAACTGAAGGTGAAATAGTAGATGCAATAAATAGACCACTTGGAGCAAGGACTGTAGACGGCATTAAAAGACGTGTTAGGGCCAGCGCTGGTAGGTGCCAGGGCGGATTCTGTTTACCACATTTAATGGAAATTTTAGCTCGCGAACTTAATGAAGATATGTCAGATGTAGTTAAAAACTCAAAAGAATCTTACTATGTTGATGGAAGAGTAAAGTAG
- a CDS encoding alpha-amylase family glycosyl hydrolase, with the protein MLENKDIKTTYYEAYPKSFVDSNADGIGDLEGLRSKLTILSQLGTNYILLNQIFAKKDGKIDFYQVDDKIGSLEDVGRICEKGKYIRVKTLLDLDAKDLMATYGNNLKEEIKSILEHWKEIGIKGIRIKNLDDFTNDSPKAGEEIITEIRDLTYNLGLIYIGGLDKVDQKFKDQVDMVYFSKSNSLVKEKNSYKEFYEFLDMAQTLSGEVPVGLDFENYKSPRLIEKILNHDEEARPLTEALATLLFSLKTAPFIYQGTEIEAKSEYDIDMDKISDLEIKKIYEKYIEEGLKPEEAIDKVKKESNFSAKIPLRWDESSLGKFSEVENYYGTMVQYDNNYKEYLKHADSFFFYMYDIIMLRKRDSVFGLGDYEALAIDETTYIYKRTYKDKAYVVLVNLSDDFYEIEEKITDLIKDGKVIKNNNQDYDPEILDAYQAVIIEL; encoded by the coding sequence ATGTTAGAAAATAAAGATATAAAAACAACATATTACGAAGCCTATCCAAAATCATTTGTAGATTCAAATGCTGATGGAATAGGCGATTTGGAAGGACTTAGGTCCAAACTTACCATACTTTCTCAACTTGGTACCAATTACATTTTATTAAACCAAATTTTTGCGAAAAAAGATGGGAAAATAGATTTTTACCAGGTAGATGACAAGATTGGAAGTCTTGAAGATGTGGGAAGAATTTGCGAAAAGGGCAAATATATCAGGGTCAAAACCCTCCTAGACCTTGACGCAAAAGACCTAATGGCGACCTATGGAAATAATTTAAAAGAAGAAATAAAAAGCATATTGGAACATTGGAAGGAAATTGGAATCAAGGGGATTAGGATAAAAAACCTCGATGATTTTACGAATGATTCTCCAAAGGCAGGTGAGGAAATAATCACAGAAATAAGGGATCTAACATATAACCTCGGCCTAATTTATATTGGAGGCCTTGATAAAGTAGACCAAAAGTTTAAAGACCAAGTCGACATGGTTTATTTTTCAAAGTCCAATAGCCTAGTAAAAGAAAAAAATTCCTATAAAGAATTTTACGAATTTCTTGATATGGCACAGACCTTAAGTGGGGAAGTGCCTGTTGGTTTAGACTTTGAAAACTACAAAAGTCCAAGACTTATAGAAAAAATCCTAAACCATGATGAAGAAGCAAGACCTCTAACAGAAGCTCTTGCGACCTTGCTTTTTAGCTTGAAAACAGCGCCTTTTATCTATCAAGGAACAGAAATAGAAGCCAAAAGCGAATATGATATAGATATGGATAAAATTTCCGATTTGGAAATTAAGAAAATTTACGAAAAATATATCGAAGAAGGTCTTAAGCCAGAAGAGGCTATTGATAAAGTAAAAAAAGAATCTAATTTTTCAGCTAAAATCCCATTGAGGTGGGATGAATCAAGCCTTGGAAAGTTTTCGGAAGTGGAAAATTACTACGGAACCATGGTCCAATACGACAACAACTATAAGGAATATCTAAAACACGCCGATTCATTTTTCTTCTATATGTATGACATCATCATGCTTAGAAAAAGAGACTCAGTCTTTGGCCTTGGCGACTACGAGGCCTTAGCAATAGACGAAACAACCTACATTTACAAAAGGACCTATAAGGATAAGGCTTATGTGGTTTTAGTAAATTTATCAGACGACTTCTATGAAATAGAAGAAAAAATCACAGATTTAATTAAAGATGGCAAGGTCATAAAAAATAACAACCAAGACTACGACCCAGAAATCCTAGACGCTTACCAGGCGGTTATAATCGAATTGTAG
- a CDS encoding MIP/aquaporin family protein — translation MRDIFLGEMVGTLILILLGNGVVANVSLNKSGMQGAGPIQITIAWGLAVLIPATIFGALTGAHFNPALTIALAFKGDVAADAVPVYIAGQLLGAFLGQCLVYALFKDHYDATADNPVGVRGTFCTAPTIPNTGRNLLSEIVGTFVLVFAILGFGNVAGAGGAGVDKLFVYGLIVSIGMSLGGLTGYAINPARDLGPRIAYAVLPVKNKTDANWGYGWIPVVGPIIGGLIAVVLFNFIF, via the coding sequence ATGAGAGATATATTTTTAGGCGAAATGGTCGGTACACTCATACTTATTTTACTAGGTAACGGAGTTGTAGCAAACGTTTCTTTGAACAAAAGTGGTATGCAAGGCGCTGGTCCTATCCAAATCACCATTGCTTGGGGTCTAGCAGTTCTTATTCCAGCAACCATATTTGGTGCCCTAACAGGTGCTCACTTCAACCCAGCACTAACAATAGCTTTAGCATTCAAGGGTGATGTGGCAGCAGATGCTGTTCCAGTATACATAGCTGGTCAATTGCTTGGAGCTTTCCTTGGTCAATGTTTAGTATATGCCCTATTCAAAGACCATTACGATGCAACAGCAGATAACCCAGTAGGAGTAAGGGGAACATTCTGTACAGCACCAACAATTCCTAATACCGGCAGGAACCTCCTATCTGAAATAGTTGGTACCTTCGTACTTGTATTTGCTATCCTTGGTTTTGGCAATGTAGCAGGCGCTGGTGGAGCAGGAGTTGACAAATTATTCGTTTACGGCCTCATTGTTTCTATAGGTATGTCACTAGGCGGTTTAACAGGTTATGCTATCAACCCAGCCAGAGACCTTGGTCCAAGAATTGCTTACGCCGTCCTTCCAGTTAAGAACAAAACAGACGCTAACTGGGGATATGGTTGGATTCCAGTAGTAGGCCCAATAATCGGTGGACTTATCGCAGTTGTCTTATTTAATTTTATATTCTAG
- a CDS encoding NAD(P)/FAD-dependent oxidoreductase, which yields MYDLIIIGAGVTGASIARRLSRYKLDILVLEKENDVSMGASKANSAIVHGGYAEPHHELRGRICYEGRKEFKKLDEELNFGFLENGSLVLAFSEEDEKELEKLMAMGLENGLDDLEIIDQKKLREIEPNVSDEATSALYCNGAGVCSPYEYVIALMENAIANGTDLKLESRVTNIEKNDDVFTVITENGDKYEGKYVINASGLEGARVSQMITQTDFTIHPRSGEYLLMQKGTGSRTKQVLFQTPSPKSKGILVTRTYHNNLLLGPDAIDEEEIDRGTHIERLAEIYDLAQKSVKDGVINLKEFIRSFTGLRPASSTGDFIIENTKTNGFINVVGIQSPGITSSPAIAKIVEGILKDIGLKLEDDPSYNPHRDPIIKYKELEDFNKVIKKVDLHLGNPERLVCRCEQVSEKTIRDAMNRGLPCNSFDSIKRRTRAGMGFCQGSFCRSRVIEVMEDELGHKVKSDRFDSEHSGITRVNKADINKFIKTLEKESKI from the coding sequence ATGTATGATCTTATAATTATCGGCGCTGGTGTCACAGGGGCTAGTATAGCAAGGAGACTTTCCCGCTACAAACTTGATATACTTGTACTAGAAAAAGAAAATGACGTATCTATGGGCGCTTCAAAGGCCAATTCAGCCATAGTCCACGGTGGCTATGCTGAGCCCCACCACGAACTTAGGGGCCGTATCTGCTACGAAGGCAGAAAGGAATTTAAAAAACTCGATGAAGAATTAAATTTTGGCTTCTTGGAAAATGGGTCTTTGGTTTTAGCTTTTAGTGAAGAAGACGAAAAAGAACTTGAAAAACTCATGGCCATGGGCCTTGAAAATGGTCTTGATGACCTAGAAATAATCGACCAAAAGAAACTAAGAGAAATTGAACCGAATGTATCAGATGAGGCCACCTCTGCCCTATATTGCAATGGTGCTGGGGTTTGCTCACCATATGAATATGTCATAGCCCTAATGGAAAACGCCATAGCAAATGGCACTGACCTTAAGCTTGAAAGTAGGGTTACAAATATAGAAAAAAATGACGATGTATTCACAGTCATAACCGAAAACGGAGATAAGTATGAAGGTAAGTATGTTATCAACGCTTCAGGCCTTGAAGGCGCAAGGGTTTCTCAAATGATTACCCAAACAGATTTTACAATACATCCAAGAAGCGGAGAATACCTCCTAATGCAAAAAGGCACTGGTTCAAGAACCAAGCAAGTTCTCTTCCAAACCCCAAGTCCAAAGTCAAAAGGCATCTTAGTTACAAGGACCTATCATAACAACCTCCTTCTAGGTCCTGATGCCATTGACGAGGAAGAAATCGACAGGGGCACCCATATAGAAAGATTGGCTGAAATCTACGATTTGGCTCAAAAATCAGTCAAAGATGGCGTAATTAACCTCAAAGAATTTATCAGATCTTTCACAGGTCTTCGCCCAGCTTCATCTACAGGTGACTTTATCATTGAAAACACCAAGACAAATGGCTTTATAAATGTAGTTGGCATCCAATCTCCAGGCATCACCTCTTCTCCAGCCATTGCAAAAATAGTTGAGGGAATCTTAAAAGATATAGGCCTAAAATTAGAAGATGATCCATCCTACAACCCACACAGGGACCCAATCATCAAATACAAAGAACTCGAAGATTTCAACAAGGTCATCAAAAAAGTTGACCTTCATCTAGGAAACCCAGAAAGGCTAGTCTGCAGGTGTGAACAAGTAAGCGAAAAAACAATCAGAGATGCCATGAATCGTGGCCTTCCTTGCAATAGCTTTGACTCTATCAAGAGAAGAACTAGAGCGGGCATGGGCTTTTGCCAAGGGTCTTTCTGTAGGTCCAGAGTGATTGAAGTTATGGAAGATGAACTCGGCCACAAAGTCAAATCCGATCGTTTTGACTCAGAACATTCAGGAATTACAAGAGTAAACAAGGCTGACATTAATAAATTTATCAAGACTCTAGAAAAAGAATCAAAAATTTAA
- a CDS encoding NAD(P)/FAD-dependent oxidoreductase: MKNYDLVVVGGGPAGLAAAARAYDCGVKNVLIVERDNKLGGILNQCIHNGFGLHRFKEELTGPEYAGRYEDIVAERDIDVLLNTIVMDFSPDKTLTLMNEENGMFQIKPKAVILAMGCRERPRGALNIPGSRPAGVYSAGTAQKLVNLDGFMPGKKIVILGSGDIGLIMARRMTLEGAKVQCVAEIMPYSGGLKRNIVQCLNDFDIPLYFSTTISDIEGTDRVEGVYLSKVDENMKVIPGTEEYVECDAILLSVGLIPENELSRDAQIKMDPRTKGAEVSDRMMTSIDGVFAAGNVLHVHDLVDYVTEESELAGENAAAYIKDEFKADNEKKIHLTPGNGVTYTVPQYIAPGSMRDEVVIRFRVNNIYQKSRLVLEVDGKEVAQKRKIVFAPGEMEDLVLKKSDLDENSEKIEVRLESL; this comes from the coding sequence ATGAAAAATTATGATTTAGTAGTAGTAGGCGGCGGTCCTGCAGGTCTTGCAGCAGCAGCCAGAGCCTATGACTGTGGTGTAAAAAACGTCTTAATCGTAGAAAGAGATAATAAACTTGGGGGCATCCTTAACCAATGTATCCACAATGGTTTTGGCCTTCATAGGTTCAAAGAAGAATTAACAGGTCCAGAATACGCAGGCAGGTATGAAGATATAGTAGCAGAGCGTGATATTGATGTTTTGCTAAATACTATTGTAATGGACTTTAGCCCAGATAAGACCTTGACCCTAATGAATGAAGAAAATGGAATGTTTCAAATAAAACCAAAGGCAGTAATCCTTGCCATGGGTTGTAGGGAAAGACCAAGAGGAGCCCTAAACATTCCAGGATCTCGTCCAGCTGGTGTATATTCAGCAGGTACAGCTCAAAAATTAGTAAACCTTGATGGTTTTATGCCAGGTAAAAAGATTGTAATCCTAGGTTCTGGTGATATCGGTCTAATCATGGCAAGACGTATGACCCTAGAGGGAGCCAAAGTTCAATGTGTGGCAGAAATTATGCCATATTCTGGAGGACTAAAGAGAAATATAGTCCAATGTCTAAACGACTTTGACATTCCACTATACTTTTCAACAACAATTTCTGATATAGAAGGAACTGACAGGGTAGAGGGTGTTTACCTATCAAAGGTTGACGAAAATATGAAAGTCATCCCAGGCACAGAAGAATATGTAGAATGTGATGCCATCCTCCTATCAGTAGGTCTTATCCCTGAAAACGAACTAAGCAGGGATGCCCAAATCAAGATGGATCCAAGAACTAAGGGTGCAGAAGTATCCGACAGAATGATGACTTCAATAGACGGCGTATTTGCAGCAGGAAACGTCCTTCACGTTCACGACCTAGTAGATTATGTAACAGAAGAAAGTGAACTTGCTGGCGAAAACGCAGCAGCCTACATTAAAGATGAATTTAAAGCAGATAATGAAAAGAAAATCCATCTCACACCAGGTAATGGCGTAACCTACACAGTTCCTCAATATATAGCCCCAGGCTCAATGAGAGATGAAGTTGTTATTAGGTTTAGGGTAAACAATATCTATCAAAAATCAAGATTAGTTCTAGAAGTAGACGGCAAAGAAGTTGCCCAAAAGAGAAAGATAGTATTTGCCCCAGGTGAAATGGAAGACTTGGTTCTTAAGAAAAGTGATTTAGACGAAAATAGCGAAAAAATCGAAGTAAGATTGGAGAGCTTATGA